A stretch of the Argentina anserina chromosome 6, drPotAnse1.1, whole genome shotgun sequence genome encodes the following:
- the LOC126799447 gene encoding L-galactono-1,4-lactone dehydrogenase, mitochondrial, with protein sequence MQRALTLKRSLQSLLPRNLTPTVKNPTRRAFCNAPPPPTPSPSPASASELRKYMGYTALVLFCGAATYYSFPFPDDAKHKKAQIFRYAPLPEELHTVSNWSGTHEVQTRVFHQPETLQELEKVVKEANENKYRIRPVGSGLSPNGIGLSRAGMVNLALMDKVLEVDKESKRVRVQAGIRVQQLVDGIKDQGLTLQNFASIREQQIGGIVQVGAHGTGARLPPIDEQVISMKLVTPAKGTIEVSKEKDPELFYLARCGLGGLGVVSEVTIQCVERQELVEHTIVSNMEEIKKNHKKLLSENKHVKYLYIPYTDTVVVVTCNPVSKWKGPPKFKPKFTADEAIQHVRDLYRESLRKYRVVPDNSVDINELSFTELRDKLLALNPLNKDHIVKVNQAEAEFWTKSEGYRVGWSDEILGFDCGGQQWVSETCFPAGTIAKPSMKDLEYIEDLKRLIEKEEIPAPAPIEQRWTASSKSPMSPASSSREDDIFSWVGIIMYLPTTDARQRKDITEEFFHYRHLTQIRLWDTYSCYEHWAKIEVPKDKEQLTALQARLRKRFPVDAYNKARMELDPNRILSNIKLEKLFPSSDAI encoded by the exons ATGCAGAGAGCTCTCACTCTCAAACGCTCACTCCAATCCCTCCTCCCCAGAAATCTCACTCCCACCGTTAAAAACCCAACACGCCGTGCATTCTGCAATGCTCCACCACCACCCACACCCTCGCCGTCGCCGGCATCAGCCTCCGAGCTCCGCAAGTACATGGGCTACACAGCCCTCGTGTTATtctgcggcgccgccacctaCTACTCCTTCCCATTTCCCGACGACGCCAAGCACAAAAAGGCTCAAATCTTCCGCTACGCCCCTCTCCCCGAGGAGCTCCACACCGTCTCCAACTGGAGCGGGACCCACGAGGTCCAGACCCGGGTTTTCCACCAGCCCGAGACCCTCCAGGAGCTCGAGAAGGTAGTCAAGGAGGCCAACGAGAACAAGTACAGAATTCGCCCCGTCGGGTCTGGACTGTCCCCCAATGGGATTGGGCTGTCCAGGGCTGGGATGGTCAATTTAGCCCTCATGGATAAGGTTCTGGAGGTGGATAAGGAGAGCAAGAGAGTCAGAGTGCAAGCTGGGATCAGGGTCCAGCAGTTGGTTGATGGGATTAAGGACCAAGGCCTTACTCTGCAAAACTTTGCCTCCATTAGGGAGCAGCAGATTGGTGGCATTGTCCAG GTGGGTGCACATGGTACTGGTGCCAGGCTGCCGCCAATCGATGAGCAGGTGATCAGCATGAAATTGGTCACTCCTGCTAAAGGAACGATAGAAGTCTCCAAGGAGAAAGATCCGGAGCTGTTTTATTTAGCTCGCTGCGGCCTGGGCGGTCTTGGAGTTGTTTCCGAAGTTACCATCCAATGTGTTGAGAGACAGGAGCTTGTGGAGCACACTATTGTTTCTAACATGgaagaaatcaagaaaaatcaCAA GAAATTGCTTTCTGAGAACAAACATGTGAAGTATCTCTATATTCCATATACCGACACTGTTGTGGTTGTAACGTGCAACCCTGTCTCTAAATGGAAAGGTCCGCCTAAGTTCAAACCAAAATTCACAGCGGATGAAGCCATTCAGCATGTTCGTGATCTATACAGAGAGAGCCTCAGGAAGTACAG AGTAGTTCCAGACAACAGTGTAGATATAAATGAGCTCTCTTTTACAGAGTTGCGTGATAAACTCCTTGCCCTAAATCCTCTCAACAAAGATCATATCGTGAAAGTGAATCAAGCTGAGGCAGAGTTCTGGACGAAGTCTGAGGGATACAGAGTAGGATGGAGTGATGAAATTCTGGGCTTTGATTGTGGTGGCCAACAGTGGGTTTCGGAGACTTGCTTTCCAGCTGGAACCATTGCCAAACCCAGCATGAAAGACCTTGAATACATTGAAGATCTAAAACGGCTAATAGAGAAAGAAGAGATCCCTGCACCTGCTCCAATAGAGCAGCGTTGGACAGCCAGCAGTAAGAGCCCCATGAGTCCAGCTTCAAGCTCAAGAGAGGATGATATATTTTCATGG GTTGGCATAATCATGTATCTTCCAACAACAGATGCCCGCCAAAGAAAGGATATTACAGAAGAGTTTTTCCACTACAGGCATCTAACCCAGATACGGTTGTGGGATACGTATTCTTGTTATGAACACTGGGCCAAGATTGAG GTTCCAAAGGACAAAGAACAGCTTACCGCTTTACAGGCAAGGCTAAGGAAGCGTTTTCCAGTCGACGCCTACAACAAAGCACGAATGGAGTTAGACCCAAACCGAATTCTTTCAAACATTAAGCTGGAAAAGCTTTTCCCATCGTCTGATGCCATTTAA